The following coding sequences are from one Neodiprion lecontei isolate iyNeoLeco1 chromosome 7, iyNeoLeco1.1, whole genome shotgun sequence window:
- the LOC107223507 gene encoding 60S ribosomal protein L12 — protein MPPKFDPTEVKKVYLRCVGGEVGATSSLAPKIGPLGLSPKKVGDDIAKATSDWKGLKITVQLTIQNRQATISVVPSAASLIIKALKEPPRDRKKQKNIKHSGNLSMDEVISIARVMRPRSMSRELSGTIREILGTCQSVGCTVEGRPPHDLIDEINAGQLETPEE, from the exons ATGCCTCCTAAATTCGATCCTACCGAAGTTAAGAAAG TCTACCTTCGATGTGTTGGAGGAGAAGTCGGTGCGACCTCTTCCCTTGCTCCGAAAATCGGTCCTCTCGGTTTG TCTCCGAAAAAAGTCGGTGACGACATCGCGAAGGCGACCAGCGACTGGAAGGGTCTAAAAATTACAGTGCAGCTGACTATCCAGAACAGGCAGGCGACTATATCCGTTGTGCCGTCAGCAGCGTCACTGATCATAAAGGCACTGAAGGAGCCGCCGAGGGACAGAAAGAAACAGAAGAACATCAAGCACAGTGGTAATCTCTCTATGGACGAAGTCATAAGCATCGCTCGTGTCATGAGGCCCAGATCCATGTCCCGGGAGCTCAGCGGAACCATAAGAGAAATCCTTGGCACCTGCCAGTCTGTTGGCTGCACCGTCGAAGGACGCCCCCCACACGATCTTATAGATGAGATCAATGCTGGGCAGTTGGAAACTCCGGAAGAATAA
- the LOC107223508 gene encoding store-operated calcium entry regulator STIMATE, which yields MTNSSFIVDLNEPPEDHCGKDALTDVFGWFLQILLAAVAFTCLILKRFCEPRYERRPWLIWFYDTSKQGLGALVIHLANVYLASRFQGDPCTWYIINFLLDSSVGLLIIWVGIRLSQYLARRKQWESINFGEYGKPPSVNVWLTQCVLYVLLMIIVKIFITLLIQLNFWDRVKDLILAPITNARVEAAVVMLIIPFFVNALMFWVTDNFLMRKTKHLRTAKDPSLLQRVKIRYRKIRKDKRDESESDILLSADEELLGANDPLQRLNIAT from the exons ATGACAAACTCCTCGTTTATCGTCGACCTCAATGAGCCACCGGAGGATCACTGCGGCAAAGACGCCCTCACTGACGTCTTCGGCTGGTTTCTTCAAATCCTGCTCGCCGCTGTCGCCTTCACATGCCTTATCC ttaaaagATTCTGCGAACCTCGATACGAAAGAAGACCTTGGCTCATCTGGTTCTACGACACGAGCAAGCAGGGTCTCGGTGCCCTTGTCATTCACCTAGCCAATGTCTACCTGGCTAGTAGGTTTCAGGGAGATCCCTGCACGTG GTACATCATCAACTTTTTGCTGGACTCTTCCGTTGGGTTACTCATAATTTGGGTCGGTATCAGATTATCGCAATATTTGGCAAGGAGAAAGCAATGGGAGTCCATCAACTTTGGGGAATATG GAAAACCCCCATCCGTCAACGTATGGCTGACTCAATGCGTTTTGTATGTTCTGCTGATGATCATTGTAAAGATTTTCATCACATTGCTGATTCAACTCAATTTTTGGGACCGAGTCAAAGACCTGATTCTGGCACCGATAACGAACGCGCGAGTTGAGGCTGCAGTTGTTATGTTAATAATACCATTTTTCGTTAAC GCGCTGATGTTTTGGGTGACGGATAATTTTCTAAtgagaaaaacgaaacatCTAAGAACAGCCAAGGACCCTTCGTTGCTTCAACGTGTGAAAATACGTTACAGAAAAATACGGAAGGACAAACGTGACGAATCTGAATCCGACATTCTTCTGTCAGCTGACGAGGAACTTCTCGGTGCAAACGACCCATTGCAACGACTTAACATAGCCACGTAG
- the LOC107223512 gene encoding UDP-glucose 4-epimerase isoform X1, giving the protein MIVRIGGATTNALVNVTMSDQWKTVFVTGGAGYIGSHCVVELLECGYNVVAIDNFANSVTEDSGESSALKRVEKITGKKVTFYNCDLINKEKLEEIFNKQKIDCVIHFAAIKAVGESMQVPLHYYRNNVIGTINLLEVMKAAGCFQLVFSSSCTVYGEPDSLPITENHPTGNITNVYGRTKYFIEEMLKDISRAEKSWNIISLRYFNPVGAHPSGLIGEDPTKAFANLMPYIAQVAIGHKPELTIFGGDYPTEDGTGIRDYIHVMDLASGHVAALSALKKQHLRLRTYNLGTGKGVSVLELVKTFERVTGTTVPYVIQDRREGDIVSMYANASLAREELGWSTKYNVEEMCKDFWKWQTMNPSGYRTPLKNGNS; this is encoded by the exons ATGATCGTGAGAATCGGCGGAGCGACAACAAACGCG CTGGTCAACGTGACGATGTCGGACCAGTGGAAAACTGTATTCGTGACAGGGGGCGCGGGCTACATTGGGAGTCACTGTGTCGTCGAGCTACTGGAGTGTGGATACAATGTTGTGGCAATAGACAATTTTGCCAACAGTGTAACGGAAGATAGTGGAGAATCGTCAGCTCTTAAACGAGTGGAAAAAATAACTGGGAAGAAGGTCACCTTCTACAATTGCGATCTGATAAACAAGGAAAAACTCGAGGAAATATTCAACAAG CAAAAAATAGACTGTGTCATTCATTTTGCAGCGATAAAGGCTGTTGGCGAATCTATGCAAGTTCCGCTACATTATTATCGAAACAATGTTATTGGGACGATTAATCTGCTGGAG GTGATGAAGGCAGCCGGATGTTTTCAGTTGGTATTCAGCAGTTCGTGCACCGTTTATGGTGAGCCTGATAGTCTGCCCATAACTGAAAACCATCCAACGGGTAATATAACAAATGTCTACGGTCGAACAAAGTATTTCATCGAGGAAATGCTAAAAGATATATCGCGGGCTGAAAAG AGTTGGAATATCATTTCTCTGAGGTACTTTAATCCCGTAGGAGCTCATCCAAGTGGATTAATTGGAGAAGATCCTACCAAAGCATTCGCTAACCTGATGCCGTACATAGCGCAAGTTGCTATCGGTCATAAACCAGAATTGACCATATTTGGAGGTGATTATCCGACGGAGGATGGAACag GAATTCGGGATTACATTCATGTAATGGACTTGGCTTCGGGTCACGTAGCTGCACTCTCTGCACTCAAAAAACAGCACTTGAGATTAAGG acATACAATCTGGGTACAGGAAAAGGAGTTTCGGTTCTTGAACTAGTTAAAACATTCGAAAGGGTAACCGGCACCACAGTACCCTATGTTATCCAAGATCGTAGGGAGGGAGACATTGTTTCAATGTACGCCAATGCTTCCCTGGCTCGCGAAGAACTCGGCTGGTCCACAAAATACAACGTAGAAGAAATGT GCAAAGACTTTTGGAAGTGGCAGACAATGAATCCATCTGGCTATCGTACACCCTTAAAAAACGGCAACTCGTGA
- the LOC107223512 gene encoding UDP-glucose 4-epimerase isoform X2 produces MSDQWKTVFVTGGAGYIGSHCVVELLECGYNVVAIDNFANSVTEDSGESSALKRVEKITGKKVTFYNCDLINKEKLEEIFNKQKIDCVIHFAAIKAVGESMQVPLHYYRNNVIGTINLLEVMKAAGCFQLVFSSSCTVYGEPDSLPITENHPTGNITNVYGRTKYFIEEMLKDISRAEKSWNIISLRYFNPVGAHPSGLIGEDPTKAFANLMPYIAQVAIGHKPELTIFGGDYPTEDGTGIRDYIHVMDLASGHVAALSALKKQHLRLRTYNLGTGKGVSVLELVKTFERVTGTTVPYVIQDRREGDIVSMYANASLAREELGWSTKYNVEEMCKDFWKWQTMNPSGYRTPLKNGNS; encoded by the exons ATGTCGGACCAGTGGAAAACTGTATTCGTGACAGGGGGCGCGGGCTACATTGGGAGTCACTGTGTCGTCGAGCTACTGGAGTGTGGATACAATGTTGTGGCAATAGACAATTTTGCCAACAGTGTAACGGAAGATAGTGGAGAATCGTCAGCTCTTAAACGAGTGGAAAAAATAACTGGGAAGAAGGTCACCTTCTACAATTGCGATCTGATAAACAAGGAAAAACTCGAGGAAATATTCAACAAG CAAAAAATAGACTGTGTCATTCATTTTGCAGCGATAAAGGCTGTTGGCGAATCTATGCAAGTTCCGCTACATTATTATCGAAACAATGTTATTGGGACGATTAATCTGCTGGAG GTGATGAAGGCAGCCGGATGTTTTCAGTTGGTATTCAGCAGTTCGTGCACCGTTTATGGTGAGCCTGATAGTCTGCCCATAACTGAAAACCATCCAACGGGTAATATAACAAATGTCTACGGTCGAACAAAGTATTTCATCGAGGAAATGCTAAAAGATATATCGCGGGCTGAAAAG AGTTGGAATATCATTTCTCTGAGGTACTTTAATCCCGTAGGAGCTCATCCAAGTGGATTAATTGGAGAAGATCCTACCAAAGCATTCGCTAACCTGATGCCGTACATAGCGCAAGTTGCTATCGGTCATAAACCAGAATTGACCATATTTGGAGGTGATTATCCGACGGAGGATGGAACag GAATTCGGGATTACATTCATGTAATGGACTTGGCTTCGGGTCACGTAGCTGCACTCTCTGCACTCAAAAAACAGCACTTGAGATTAAGG acATACAATCTGGGTACAGGAAAAGGAGTTTCGGTTCTTGAACTAGTTAAAACATTCGAAAGGGTAACCGGCACCACAGTACCCTATGTTATCCAAGATCGTAGGGAGGGAGACATTGTTTCAATGTACGCCAATGCTTCCCTGGCTCGCGAAGAACTCGGCTGGTCCACAAAATACAACGTAGAAGAAATGT GCAAAGACTTTTGGAAGTGGCAGACAATGAATCCATCTGGCTATCGTACACCCTTAAAAAACGGCAACTCGTGA
- the LOC107223510 gene encoding N(6)-adenine-specific methyltransferase METTL4 isoform X1, whose amino-acid sequence MSLTFATEDGWIVSHLNYMNNIYKNIANGSTLCSLEFNSEFFDINTKYLRQNQIRNVDSCSSSSSSSSASSFSFTRNIENNGKTSNKKDSKIRKRKLDLTKELSHADSEQMKYIQRSLAKLLSTAKERGHFTDDARADNNKAARLVSQRFYTESFRQQVENLYGCNKSERAVISATRNERYVFPERCSFYCYDVRQIANKMEMTNQFDFILLDPPWWNKSIRRKKNKCAGASYTMMYNEELAKIPIAKLLSSNGIVAVWCTNAPSHLRSISDEMFPAWGVSYRAKWYWVKVTSSGETVCDFNPPPGKQPYELLLLGSVSSNTSIDIPNGKLLVSVPSAVHSHKPPLTEVIKSYLPRDPNCLEIFARYLLPGWTSWGLEVLKFQHLSLYSIVHETTSEVETNSNT is encoded by the exons ATGAGTTTGACATTCGCTACTGAAGACGGATGGATCGTATCTCACTTGAATTATATGAATaacatttataaaaatatagcCAATGGGTCAACTCTCTGCTCGCTAGAGTTCAATAGCGAATTCTTTGacataaatacaaaatacCTCCGACAAAATCAAATTCGGAATGTCGACTCTTGTAGCtcttcctcgtcttcctcTTCCGCCTCTTCTTTCTCGTTCACACGGAACATCGAAAACAACGGGAAAacgtcaaataaaaaagacagtaaaattagaaaaagaaaacttgacCTAACCAAGGAATTATCACACGCTGACAGTGAACAG ATGAAATACATTCAACGATCCTTGGCTAAGCTTCTGTCGACCGCAAAGGAACGCGGACACTTTACAGATGATGCAAGAGCGGATAACAACAAAGCTGCCCGTCTGGTGTCGCAAAGATTTTACACAGAATCGTTTCGTCAGCAGGTAGAGAATCTGTATGGCTGCAACAAGTCTGAGAGGGCAGTAATATCTGCCACTAGAAACGAGAGATACGTGTTCCCTGAGAGATGCAGTTTCTACTGTTACGATGTCCGGCAGATTGCCAATAAAATGGAGATGACAAACCAGTTTGATTTCATCCTGCTCGATCCGCCTTGGTGGAACAAATCCATACGTCGTAAAAAGAACAAATGCGCAGGGGCCAG TTACACAATGATGTACAATGAAGAACTGGCGAAAATACCAATCGCCAAATTGCTCAGTTCCAATGGAATCGTTGCAGTCTGGTGCACAAATGCTCCAAGCCACCTGCGCAGCATTTCGGACGAAATGTTTCCAGCTTGGGGCGTGAGTTATCGGGCAAAGTGGTACTGGGTCAAG GTCACTAGCTCTGGGGAAACCGTCTGCGACTTCAATCCGCCCCCTGGTAAACAGCCCTACGAATTACTACTGCTAGGATCGGTGTCTTCCAATACATCCATCGATATACCCAATGGAAAATTGCTGGTCAGCGTACCTAGCGCCGTTCACTCTCATAAACCACCTTTAACAG AGGTGATAAAATCGTATCTTCCGAGGGATCCTAACTGTTTGGAAATATTTGCAAGATACTTGCTGCCAGGCTGGACTAGCTGGGGATTggaagttttaaaatttcaacaccTCTCGCTATACTCAATTGTTCATGAAACGACAAGCGAAGTGGAAACGAACTCAAATACTTGA
- the LOC107223510 gene encoding N(6)-adenine-specific methyltransferase METTL4 isoform X2, producing MSLTFATEDGWIVSHLNYMNNIYKNIANGSTLCSLEFNSEFFDINTKYLRQNQIRNVDSCSSSSSSSSASSFSFTRNIENNGKTSNKKDSKIRKRKLDLTKELSHADSEQVENLYGCNKSERAVISATRNERYVFPERCSFYCYDVRQIANKMEMTNQFDFILLDPPWWNKSIRRKKNKCAGASYTMMYNEELAKIPIAKLLSSNGIVAVWCTNAPSHLRSISDEMFPAWGVSYRAKWYWVKVTSSGETVCDFNPPPGKQPYELLLLGSVSSNTSIDIPNGKLLVSVPSAVHSHKPPLTEVIKSYLPRDPNCLEIFARYLLPGWTSWGLEVLKFQHLSLYSIVHETTSEVETNSNT from the exons ATGAGTTTGACATTCGCTACTGAAGACGGATGGATCGTATCTCACTTGAATTATATGAATaacatttataaaaatatagcCAATGGGTCAACTCTCTGCTCGCTAGAGTTCAATAGCGAATTCTTTGacataaatacaaaatacCTCCGACAAAATCAAATTCGGAATGTCGACTCTTGTAGCtcttcctcgtcttcctcTTCCGCCTCTTCTTTCTCGTTCACACGGAACATCGAAAACAACGGGAAAacgtcaaataaaaaagacagtaaaattagaaaaagaaaacttgacCTAACCAAGGAATTATCACACGCTGACAGTGAACAG GTAGAGAATCTGTATGGCTGCAACAAGTCTGAGAGGGCAGTAATATCTGCCACTAGAAACGAGAGATACGTGTTCCCTGAGAGATGCAGTTTCTACTGTTACGATGTCCGGCAGATTGCCAATAAAATGGAGATGACAAACCAGTTTGATTTCATCCTGCTCGATCCGCCTTGGTGGAACAAATCCATACGTCGTAAAAAGAACAAATGCGCAGGGGCCAG TTACACAATGATGTACAATGAAGAACTGGCGAAAATACCAATCGCCAAATTGCTCAGTTCCAATGGAATCGTTGCAGTCTGGTGCACAAATGCTCCAAGCCACCTGCGCAGCATTTCGGACGAAATGTTTCCAGCTTGGGGCGTGAGTTATCGGGCAAAGTGGTACTGGGTCAAG GTCACTAGCTCTGGGGAAACCGTCTGCGACTTCAATCCGCCCCCTGGTAAACAGCCCTACGAATTACTACTGCTAGGATCGGTGTCTTCCAATACATCCATCGATATACCCAATGGAAAATTGCTGGTCAGCGTACCTAGCGCCGTTCACTCTCATAAACCACCTTTAACAG AGGTGATAAAATCGTATCTTCCGAGGGATCCTAACTGTTTGGAAATATTTGCAAGATACTTGCTGCCAGGCTGGACTAGCTGGGGATTggaagttttaaaatttcaacaccTCTCGCTATACTCAATTGTTCATGAAACGACAAGCGAAGTGGAAACGAACTCAAATACTTGA